One Ranitomeya variabilis isolate aRanVar5 chromosome 5, aRanVar5.hap1, whole genome shotgun sequence DNA window includes the following coding sequences:
- the LOC143773785 gene encoding uncharacterized protein LOC143773785 produces MSSSDSSSGEEFRPGQSEVEHVSESSSTAAETGQEQRSQGPVERRQRVSQREDDLIENDLLITLVQERVPLWDTRDPLHSNNITIRQLWNEVAQAMWDGWDIAPTRVRAAFGKYCTTV; encoded by the exons atgtcttcttcggattcttcatctggtgaggagtttcggccaggacagtcggaagtggagcatgtcagtgag agctcttctactgcggctgagacagggcaggagcagcggagtcaaggtccggtggaaaggcggcagcgg gtttcacaacgggaggatgacctaatcgaaaatgacctccttatcaccctggtccaggagcgagtcccgttgtgggacacccgggatccactgcactcgaacaacatcacgatccggcagttatggaatgaggtggcccaagcgatgtgggatggctgggacattgccccgacacgggtccgagctgcatttggtaagtattgcactacagtgtga